In Sylvia atricapilla isolate bSylAtr1 chromosome 25, bSylAtr1.pri, whole genome shotgun sequence, a genomic segment contains:
- the ZNF76 gene encoding zinc finger protein 76 isoform X1, giving the protein MELFFLLKAHSKDADPESHRPLALGPSAPRQDPCVGSRGRMESLGLPAVTPGDGTTAYLQQAGRGEKLIEGQVIELEDGTTAYIHQVAVQKEAVAFEDGQPVVLEDGSMAFIHRTAKESYEPGTFQAVQLEDGSTAYIHHPVIVASGSTTLEVQTQTGLEELAGEEEDDGFDVDTINALQQYGRKGSDEEEEGVTDTCHMKSKDSSNIPSQDLQEEVVQNQRKGQQVGSRAFRCGYKGCGRLYTTAHHLKVHERAHTGDRPYTCVFPSCGKAFATGYGLKSHVRTHTGEKPYKCPEDMCSKAFKTSGDLQKHIRTHTGERPFKCPFVGCGRSFTTSNIRKVHIRTHTGERPYMCAEPGCGRGFTSATNYKNHMRIHTGEKPYLCTVPGCGKRFTEYSSLYKHHVVHTHCKPYTCSSCGKTYRQTSTLAMHKRSSHGELEATEESEQALYEQQQLEAATAADRGSPLKSQHIAFLSEMEEDEEEDAVPTQVSLISQDGTEQVDLSQEELRALGSAIGVVTQSGALAVPEGELAAGDTGTMTVANTDGTEAQEVTIVASGAVVSEESDIALLCHQQVALLATSHGTHIAVQLEEQQSLEEALSMATAVIHYEPVPADTALPEKGS; this is encoded by the exons ATGGAATTGTTCTTTTTGCTTAAGGCTCACAGCAAAGACGCCGACCCCGAGTCCCACAGGCCCCTGGCTCTGggccccagtgctcccaggcAGGATCCATGTGTGGGGAGTCGGGGCAGGATggagagcctggggctgccagcagtGACCCCTGGGGATGGCACCACGGCCTAcctgcagcaggctggcagAG GTGAGAAGCTGATTGAAGGGCAAGTCATTGAACTTGAAGATGGGACCACAGCTTATATCCATCAGGTGGCTGTTCAGAAAG aGGCTGTGGCTTTTGAAGATGGACAGCCAGTGGTTCTGGAGGATGGCAGCATGGCGTTCATACACAGAACAGCGAAAG AGAGTTACGAGCCTGGCACATTCCAGGCTGTCCAGCTGGAGGATGGCTCCACTGCCTACATCCACCATCCTGTCATCGTGGCATCTGGCAGCACCACCCTGGAAGTACAGACACAAACTGGGCTCGAGGagctggctggggaggaggaagatgatggCTTTGACGTGGACACCATTAATGCATTGCAGCAGTATGGCAGGAAG GGGTCTgacgaggaagaggagggagtgACAGACACCTGCCATATGAAGAGTAAGGACTCCAGCAACATCCCTTCCCAG GATTTGCAGGAGGAGGTGGTGCAAAACCAAAGGAAGGGGCAGCAGGTCGGCAGCAGAGCTTTCCGCTGTGGGTACAAAGGCTGTGGCCGCCTCTACACCACTGCCCACCACCTCAAG GTACATGAACGTGCTCACACGGGTGACCGGCCATACACATGTGTCTTCCCAAGCTGTGGGAAAGCATTTGCTACAG GGTACGGGCTGAAGAGCCACGTGAGAACACACACAGGTGAGAAACCCTACAAGTGTCCAGAAGACATGTGTAGCAAAGCCTTCAAAACCTCCGGGGATCTGCAGAAACACATCCGCACACACACAG GTGAACGTCCCTTCAAGTGCCCCTTTGTGGGCTGTGGCCGCTCCTTTACCACGTCCAACATCCGCAAGGTTCACATCCGGACGCACACGGGCGAGCGGCCCTACATGtgtgcagagcctggctgtggcaggggcTTCACCAGCGCCACCAACTACAAGAACCACATGAGAATCCACACAG GAGAGAAGCCGTACCTGTGCACCGTGCCGGGCTGTGGGAAGCGCTTCACGGAGTACTCCAGCCTGTACAAGCACCACGTGGTGCACACACACTGCAAGCCCTACAcgtgcagcagctgtggcaaGACCTACCGCCAGACCTCCACCCTGGCCATGCACAAACGCAGCAGCCACGGCGAGCTGGAGGCCACCGAGGAGAGCGAGCAGGCCCTCTacgagcagcagcagctggagg CTGCTACAGCTGCTGACAGAGGTTCTCCACTGAAGAGTCAGCATATTGCTTTCCTCTCAGAGATggaggaagatgaagaggaagatgcTGTGCCTACACAAGTCTCACTTATTTCTCAGGATGGGACAGAGCAG GTCGATCTGTCTCAGGAAGAGCTGCgggccctgggcagtgccatcGGTGTGGTGACACAGAGCGGGGCCCTCGCCGTGCCCGagggagagctggcagctggtGACACTGGGACCATGACTGTGGCCAACACAGATGGCACTGAGGCACAGGAG GTGACCATAGTGGCTTCTGGTGCAGTGGTGTCAGAGGAGTCAGACATCGCCCTGCTCTGTCATCAGCAGGTGGCATTGCTGGCCACCTCCCATGGCACCCACATTGCTGTGCAG ctggaagagcagcagagcctggaggaaGCCCTCAGCATGGCCACAGCAGTCATCCACTACGAGCCAGTGCCAGctgacacagccctgcctgagAAGGGGAGCTGA
- the ZNF76 gene encoding zinc finger protein 76 isoform X2: MESLGLPAVTPGDGTTAYLQQAGRGEKLIEGQVIELEDGTTAYIHQVAVQKEAVAFEDGQPVVLEDGSMAFIHRTAKESYEPGTFQAVQLEDGSTAYIHHPVIVASGSTTLEVQTQTGLEELAGEEEDDGFDVDTINALQQYGRKGSDEEEEGVTDTCHMKSKDSSNIPSQDLQEEVVQNQRKGQQVGSRAFRCGYKGCGRLYTTAHHLKVHERAHTGDRPYTCVFPSCGKAFATGYGLKSHVRTHTGEKPYKCPEDMCSKAFKTSGDLQKHIRTHTGERPFKCPFVGCGRSFTTSNIRKVHIRTHTGERPYMCAEPGCGRGFTSATNYKNHMRIHTGEKPYLCTVPGCGKRFTEYSSLYKHHVVHTHCKPYTCSSCGKTYRQTSTLAMHKRSSHGELEATEESEQALYEQQQLEAATAADRGSPLKSQHIAFLSEMEEDEEEDAVPTQVSLISQDGTEQVDLSQEELRALGSAIGVVTQSGALAVPEGELAAGDTGTMTVANTDGTEAQEVTIVASGAVVSEESDIALLCHQQVALLATSHGTHIAVQLEEQQSLEEALSMATAVIHYEPVPADTALPEKGS; encoded by the exons ATggagagcctggggctgccagcagtGACCCCTGGGGATGGCACCACGGCCTAcctgcagcaggctggcagAG GTGAGAAGCTGATTGAAGGGCAAGTCATTGAACTTGAAGATGGGACCACAGCTTATATCCATCAGGTGGCTGTTCAGAAAG aGGCTGTGGCTTTTGAAGATGGACAGCCAGTGGTTCTGGAGGATGGCAGCATGGCGTTCATACACAGAACAGCGAAAG AGAGTTACGAGCCTGGCACATTCCAGGCTGTCCAGCTGGAGGATGGCTCCACTGCCTACATCCACCATCCTGTCATCGTGGCATCTGGCAGCACCACCCTGGAAGTACAGACACAAACTGGGCTCGAGGagctggctggggaggaggaagatgatggCTTTGACGTGGACACCATTAATGCATTGCAGCAGTATGGCAGGAAG GGGTCTgacgaggaagaggagggagtgACAGACACCTGCCATATGAAGAGTAAGGACTCCAGCAACATCCCTTCCCAG GATTTGCAGGAGGAGGTGGTGCAAAACCAAAGGAAGGGGCAGCAGGTCGGCAGCAGAGCTTTCCGCTGTGGGTACAAAGGCTGTGGCCGCCTCTACACCACTGCCCACCACCTCAAG GTACATGAACGTGCTCACACGGGTGACCGGCCATACACATGTGTCTTCCCAAGCTGTGGGAAAGCATTTGCTACAG GGTACGGGCTGAAGAGCCACGTGAGAACACACACAGGTGAGAAACCCTACAAGTGTCCAGAAGACATGTGTAGCAAAGCCTTCAAAACCTCCGGGGATCTGCAGAAACACATCCGCACACACACAG GTGAACGTCCCTTCAAGTGCCCCTTTGTGGGCTGTGGCCGCTCCTTTACCACGTCCAACATCCGCAAGGTTCACATCCGGACGCACACGGGCGAGCGGCCCTACATGtgtgcagagcctggctgtggcaggggcTTCACCAGCGCCACCAACTACAAGAACCACATGAGAATCCACACAG GAGAGAAGCCGTACCTGTGCACCGTGCCGGGCTGTGGGAAGCGCTTCACGGAGTACTCCAGCCTGTACAAGCACCACGTGGTGCACACACACTGCAAGCCCTACAcgtgcagcagctgtggcaaGACCTACCGCCAGACCTCCACCCTGGCCATGCACAAACGCAGCAGCCACGGCGAGCTGGAGGCCACCGAGGAGAGCGAGCAGGCCCTCTacgagcagcagcagctggagg CTGCTACAGCTGCTGACAGAGGTTCTCCACTGAAGAGTCAGCATATTGCTTTCCTCTCAGAGATggaggaagatgaagaggaagatgcTGTGCCTACACAAGTCTCACTTATTTCTCAGGATGGGACAGAGCAG GTCGATCTGTCTCAGGAAGAGCTGCgggccctgggcagtgccatcGGTGTGGTGACACAGAGCGGGGCCCTCGCCGTGCCCGagggagagctggcagctggtGACACTGGGACCATGACTGTGGCCAACACAGATGGCACTGAGGCACAGGAG GTGACCATAGTGGCTTCTGGTGCAGTGGTGTCAGAGGAGTCAGACATCGCCCTGCTCTGTCATCAGCAGGTGGCATTGCTGGCCACCTCCCATGGCACCCACATTGCTGTGCAG ctggaagagcagcagagcctggaggaaGCCCTCAGCATGGCCACAGCAGTCATCCACTACGAGCCAGTGCCAGctgacacagccctgcctgagAAGGGGAGCTGA
- the ZNF76 gene encoding zinc finger protein 76 isoform X3 yields MLRCKRAEAVAFEDGQPVVLEDGSMAFIHRTAKESYEPGTFQAVQLEDGSTAYIHHPVIVASGSTTLEVQTQTGLEELAGEEEDDGFDVDTINALQQYGRKGSDEEEEGVTDTCHMKSKDSSNIPSQDLQEEVVQNQRKGQQVGSRAFRCGYKGCGRLYTTAHHLKVHERAHTGDRPYTCVFPSCGKAFATGYGLKSHVRTHTGEKPYKCPEDMCSKAFKTSGDLQKHIRTHTGERPFKCPFVGCGRSFTTSNIRKVHIRTHTGERPYMCAEPGCGRGFTSATNYKNHMRIHTGEKPYLCTVPGCGKRFTEYSSLYKHHVVHTHCKPYTCSSCGKTYRQTSTLAMHKRSSHGELEATEESEQALYEQQQLEAATAADRGSPLKSQHIAFLSEMEEDEEEDAVPTQVSLISQDGTEQVDLSQEELRALGSAIGVVTQSGALAVPEGELAAGDTGTMTVANTDGTEAQEVTIVASGAVVSEESDIALLCHQQVALLATSHGTHIAVQLEEQQSLEEALSMATAVIHYEPVPADTALPEKGS; encoded by the exons ATGCTAAGATGCAAAAGGGCAG aGGCTGTGGCTTTTGAAGATGGACAGCCAGTGGTTCTGGAGGATGGCAGCATGGCGTTCATACACAGAACAGCGAAAG AGAGTTACGAGCCTGGCACATTCCAGGCTGTCCAGCTGGAGGATGGCTCCACTGCCTACATCCACCATCCTGTCATCGTGGCATCTGGCAGCACCACCCTGGAAGTACAGACACAAACTGGGCTCGAGGagctggctggggaggaggaagatgatggCTTTGACGTGGACACCATTAATGCATTGCAGCAGTATGGCAGGAAG GGGTCTgacgaggaagaggagggagtgACAGACACCTGCCATATGAAGAGTAAGGACTCCAGCAACATCCCTTCCCAG GATTTGCAGGAGGAGGTGGTGCAAAACCAAAGGAAGGGGCAGCAGGTCGGCAGCAGAGCTTTCCGCTGTGGGTACAAAGGCTGTGGCCGCCTCTACACCACTGCCCACCACCTCAAG GTACATGAACGTGCTCACACGGGTGACCGGCCATACACATGTGTCTTCCCAAGCTGTGGGAAAGCATTTGCTACAG GGTACGGGCTGAAGAGCCACGTGAGAACACACACAGGTGAGAAACCCTACAAGTGTCCAGAAGACATGTGTAGCAAAGCCTTCAAAACCTCCGGGGATCTGCAGAAACACATCCGCACACACACAG GTGAACGTCCCTTCAAGTGCCCCTTTGTGGGCTGTGGCCGCTCCTTTACCACGTCCAACATCCGCAAGGTTCACATCCGGACGCACACGGGCGAGCGGCCCTACATGtgtgcagagcctggctgtggcaggggcTTCACCAGCGCCACCAACTACAAGAACCACATGAGAATCCACACAG GAGAGAAGCCGTACCTGTGCACCGTGCCGGGCTGTGGGAAGCGCTTCACGGAGTACTCCAGCCTGTACAAGCACCACGTGGTGCACACACACTGCAAGCCCTACAcgtgcagcagctgtggcaaGACCTACCGCCAGACCTCCACCCTGGCCATGCACAAACGCAGCAGCCACGGCGAGCTGGAGGCCACCGAGGAGAGCGAGCAGGCCCTCTacgagcagcagcagctggagg CTGCTACAGCTGCTGACAGAGGTTCTCCACTGAAGAGTCAGCATATTGCTTTCCTCTCAGAGATggaggaagatgaagaggaagatgcTGTGCCTACACAAGTCTCACTTATTTCTCAGGATGGGACAGAGCAG GTCGATCTGTCTCAGGAAGAGCTGCgggccctgggcagtgccatcGGTGTGGTGACACAGAGCGGGGCCCTCGCCGTGCCCGagggagagctggcagctggtGACACTGGGACCATGACTGTGGCCAACACAGATGGCACTGAGGCACAGGAG GTGACCATAGTGGCTTCTGGTGCAGTGGTGTCAGAGGAGTCAGACATCGCCCTGCTCTGTCATCAGCAGGTGGCATTGCTGGCCACCTCCCATGGCACCCACATTGCTGTGCAG ctggaagagcagcagagcctggaggaaGCCCTCAGCATGGCCACAGCAGTCATCCACTACGAGCCAGTGCCAGctgacacagccctgcctgagAAGGGGAGCTGA
- the DEF6 gene encoding differentially expressed in FDCP 6 homolog: MDLRAELLKSIWYAFTALDVEKSGKVSKSQLKVLSHNLYTVLCIPHDPVALEEHFRDDDDGPVSSQGYMPYLNKYILDKVEEGAFVKENFDELCWTLTAKKNYKPDRNGNSVISHQDAFKLWCLFNFLSEDKYPLVMVPDEVEYLLKKICTAMNVELNSCELDDYLSQEPQGQGGLTVWQFLDMVNSGRLLRGIEQEAISMAVEEVYQEVIEDVLKQGYLWKKGQLRRNWSERWFMLKPSSLSYYMSEERKEKKGSIVLDKHCCVEVLPDRDGKRCMFCVKTSSRTYEMSASDTRQRQEWTLAIQTAIRLQAEGKKSLHKDLKQKRREQREQREQRKAAKEEETQRLKQLQEEKERKLQELELLKEAQRQAEILLKEEEQRRRQQHEEMQRTLEIQLREAEQARASMQAEMVLKEAEAERQRKRILELEDMQERLQEALQQEVKARQDEEAVRYAQARLLAEEEEKLKQLMKLKEEQEEYIIKTQREKQVLKQEMENKNKCLEEAQKQLEEVRVNRQRVDQDVMAAQRKLRQASTNVKHWNVQMNRLMHPIGPGDKRTNVSGGVFAGYQPLLSRRDSSLKLKLRVEDKGSDPTRENSTENVSNGGNSSALPSPDVDTMATEPTN; this comes from the exons ATGGACCTGCGAGCCGAGCTGCTCAAGTCCATCTGGTACGCCTTCACCGCTCTGGACGTGGAGAAGAGCGGCAAGGTCTCCAAATCCCAGCTCAAA GTGCTGTCTCACAACCTGTACACAGTGCTGTGCATCCCCCACGACCCCGTGGCACTGGAAGAGCATTTCcgtgatgatgatgatgggcCAGTGTCCAGCCAGGGCTACATGCCCTACCTCAACAAGTACATCCTGGACAAG gtGGAGGAAGGTGCTTTTGTCAAAGAAAACTTTGATGAGCTCTGCTGGACCCTGACGGCGAAGAAGAACTACAAACCTGACCGGAATGGGAACAGCGTTATATCCCACCAGGATGCTTTCAAGCTCTGGTGTCTCTTCAACTTTCTGTCTGAAGACAAATACCCTCTTGTCATGGTGCCAGATGAG GTGGAGTACCTGCTGAAGAAGATCTGCACAGCCATGAACGTGGAGCTGAACTCCTGTGAGCTGGATGATTACCTGTCCCAGGAGCCGCAGGGGCAGGGCGGGCTCACGGTCTGGCAGTTCCTGGACATGGTGAACTCAGGGAGGCTCCTGAGAGGCATCGAGCAGGAGGCCATCAGCATGGCCGTGGAGGAGGTGTACCAGGAGGTCATCGAGGATGTGCTCAAACAG GGCTACCTCTGGAAGAAGGGCCAGCTGAGAAGGAACTGGTCAGAGCGGTGGTTCATGCTGAAGCCCAGTTCCCTGTCCTACTACATGAGTGAGGAACGGAAGGAGAAGAAGGGGAGCATCGTGTTGGACAAGCACTGCTGTGTGGAG gtgtTGCCAGACAGGGATGGGAAGAGATGCATGTTCTGTGTGAAGACCTCATCCCGCACCTACGAGATGAGCGCCTCCGACACCCGGCAGCGCCAGGAGTGGACACTCG CCATCCAGACAGCCATCCGGCTgcaagcagagggaaagaagtCCCTGCACAAGGACCTGAAGCAGAAGCGACGAGAGCAGCGGGAGCAGCGGGAGCAGCGCAAGGCGGCCAAGGAGGAAGAGACGCAACGGCtcaagcagctgcaggaggaaaaggagaggaagctgcaggagctggagctgctcaagGAGGCCCAGAGGCAGGCAGAGATCctgctgaaggaggaggagcagcGGCGGAGGCAGCAGCACGAGGAGATGCAGAGGACCCTGGAGATCCAGCTGCGGGAGGCTGAGCAG GCTCGTGCCTCCATGCAGGCAGAGATGGTCCTgaaggaggcagaggcagagcgGCAGCGCAAACGcatcctggagctggaggacaTGCAGGAGAGGCTCCAGGaggccctgcagcaggaggtgaaaGCACGGCAGGATGAGGAGGCTGTGAGATATGCACAGGCCAG GCTACtggctgaggaagaggagaagctAAAACAGCTGATGAAGCTGAAGGAGGAGCAAGAAGAATATATCATCAAAACTCAGAGGGAGAAGCAAGTCCTCAAGCAGGAGATGGAGAACAAGAACAAGTGCCTGGAAGAGGCGCAGAAGCAGCTGGAAGAAGTGAGAGTGAACAGGCAGCGGGTGGACCAAGATGTCATG GCGGCCCAGCGGAAGCTGCGACAGGCCAGCACCAACGTCAAGCACTGGAACGTCCAGATGAACCGACTGATGCACCCCATCGGGCCAGGAG ACAAGCGAACAAACGTGAGTGGAGGAGTCTTCGCTGGCTACCAGCCCCTTCTGTCACGGAGAGATTCTTCCCTCAAACTCAAGCTGAGGGTGGAGGATAAAGGCAGTGATCCCACGAGGGAGAACAGCACGGAAAATGTGAGCAATGGTGGGAACAGCAGTGCATTGCCATCTCCAGATGTGGACACCATGGCCACAGAGCCCACCAATTAG